TCAGAAAATAATAGACCTCTTGCAGCGATGGAAGCAACTGGATGAGTGTATGCAAATTGAGTTGTAAAGTGCTCTTCCGCATACTTTACACGCCAATTAGCGCTATTCCGCGGAATTAAGAGAGTCGGAAGTTTACCCATATTCTGAATTAccaggggaaaaaaaaacggtttatcttttaaaactgAGCGTATTATTAACACAGTCGGGAGTTTTAATTAGCATTATATCCATCGGAGATTCAACGATAGAATTAATAACATACTTACGTTTAATTAGAACGATATCATCGTCGCGTTTTCAGTGTCACCTGAGACAACCTGAGACAAGTTATATTAACGATCTGCGACGAGAACGGAAACTCGCCGAGTTTCCTAATTGTTCCTGATTTACAGTAGGGTGTGTGAGTGGATATATCCTTTTAAGTATCACGTGCACGATATGGCAGGATGACGTAAGGATATGCGTGCAACACGATAGCGCGCGTTCGTTCCTTTTCATTATCTCAAGTTGTATTGTATCTGCAAGCATTAGGGTAGTTGGAAGTTATTAGAGTAGTTAGACGAAACAGTGTCAGGAGAGATAATTCGGTAAAAATAGGATTCTATACCAGTCTCGTGGCTGAATGCGTAACGCGTAgtatttcgtatttatttaacctgatttgataaatataattaaaacaattaacaCTACACGGCGATCTTTTATTAAAGAGCGAGACGCTGAATTTGGCCGTTGCCAGTTAAATTTTTGCACGTATAAAGTTTACGGCGATTGCGTAATGATCGTGGCGAGTAATGGGCTTAATTGACGTGGCCGGAGTGTTAATAAGCTTAAATTTCCTGCGGTATGTTTACATAATAAGTATATAGAGACATATGCGTGCGTGTAACACGCATGTCCGTGCTAATGCCCATCCCTTCACATGCGAGGAATGCATGGAATTCGcgagttatttataaaacaaagatttttgCATAGTTTCTAGCACAAGCCAGATCTCcgccaatttttttacaaatcgcACAATTGTATATCACACACATATTGTCAGCaagaaaattcaataaacaCCATTTTGCGagcagtaataataaaaattgtatattaagtaagaatataattaatcattcaaagtatatttcatacattcaactttttgaagataaaaaaatattattttatccatatatatttttttaaatcttttttctattaatttggACATTTATTTCCTTTACAATTATTTGGCTTAATGGAATTTATCGATTGCTTAACGcacaaaattgattattttccgCAAGATGAATTTATAGTATTAATATTCGTAAATATTGAAGCGTTCCTAAAAGGAATATAAGAGATAGAGCGCATTATCTCTTTCcatgatataataaaaggaaaattttactCCTGAAGTAATCGAGGTATCAAATGTTGTAGCAAGCTTGAAGACTACATCCGGTCACAGTGAGGCGCCATGAAGGAAGTCCAGGAGCAGCAGCAGCCTGAGTCAATGGAATCCAACGAGTCGGTTTCCGGTTCGAATGAATACGCCTATCGACCGCTCACGACGAAGCACAGAAGAGCTGGGAGTACCGGAACCACTGGCGATGAGGAATACACCACGGACGAGGATGAGCTGTACACGGATGAGACTGATTGCGCCACGCTACATCCACCGCATCCTATTCTTAAATCGGACCTCGCGAGGGCAGCTACGGATCTCTTTGGATATGCTACGAAATGCGAGGACGAGGATGAAGAGCCCACTAGTCTATTCGACGAGGACGACACCAAGTTCCTAGATGATAGGTGTGTATTGATTTTTTCCTACTTTCCCATCGAAATCGCTTCCTTACGAagtagatatttaattaactttttggACGGGCGCTCGCTAAAATGTATAGAACTTATTGCGATGGaatctttatttcaattaataaatattacattaatttagtaatatataatattaaaaattaatattaatatattctgtattaataatttatatcaatttaaacaAAGAATTGAAATTCATATGTGTGTTGCACAAAGAAGATTGAcgtattttattctattaaaacaaattttaattgcttataCATGAGAAGCATTTTGTtacaataacaaattaattcttGTTTTATCCCATCAAAGCAGAGATTATTTCGCTACAAAATGTATTTCCTAAACTGATTTGTTGTAGCAGCAAATCCGTGTTTCTAATTGAGAGATTGACTTAcaatcaacaaaaaatataattctattaaaaaaaaaagatttaactaTAATATCCAATAATTGGTAACGAAGTTTAGTCACCCTTTCATCGAATATTGCAACAGCAATGGTTTTGCTGCGACTgtaaaattctcttttttgGGTAAAAAACTACACGAGTGTCATATTCAAGATTTTCAATCGATGTTCGAGACTGCCAGTTATTAactgtattattattgtatatatttatatataatataataattataatgagatTTGCATATTTTAGTTCCAGCTCAACCAAAACCGCTCCACTGTTCACGTACAACGAAAAATTGCAAGGTGTCCTGTCGCGACATCGAAATCCATCGGAAGAGAAGAAGCCCGTGAAGCCCTGCGAAAAGCTGAAATCTCACGAGCTGGAAGTCTCGGAATCTCAAGCTCAACGTGCGAAACCTTTGGATTTTAGGTTGAATGAAGCTGAGTCTGCGGGAAAAGCCAGCGATGAGAAACCCGATACGGTCGACTCGAAGAAGGACAATTCTCTCGAATCATCGAAGAGACTCTCCCTTCCTAAAGATACGCCGGTAATTTCAGTCTTCGGTTTATCAGATTTTGATAAGACATCTCATGGAAATaagaaatgaatataaaaataataactataaatatatacatatgcgtTGAATATAGATtgtattagaaatataaattttactaatacTTACGTgatgtttttgaaaattatttcagccGAAAGAACCATCAAAGCAAGAATTACTGGGTGTTCCTAAAAAAACCAACAGCCCGCCATCGCCTACTACCCTGCAATGGGGAAGAGCAGTGGCTGAGGTGAAGGAACACGCAGTGGCGAAGTTACAGGAGGAACTTAAAAGGGCTCatgaagaattaaaattaaaggacGAGGAAGTGGCAAGACTTTCGCGGATCAGGCAGGATGTAGAGACTGAGCTCGAGGACCTCACTGCCAGCCTCTTTCAAGTTAGTCACCAATTTCTTACTTGTtacaaaagtataaatttaatttaaaaagtataatgttaaaatataaaaaaaaattatataatgtttatgtAGGGTTTCAGAAGTTGTCAAAAACTTAACAgaagaaaaacgtaatttttgaTGTCTCGGATTTGAATTAATGcgtttaatgatattttatcaaagtgtattagatataattttgcaaagaaattaaataaattttgtaaagaatattatattatttataaaatgtatattcagGAGGCACATAACATGGTTCGAGAAGCTAATGTACGTCAGGCGACGGCGGAGCGTCTCCTGGAGGAGAGCCGAATGAAATCGGAAGTGCTCGCAGCTGAAGTAGCGGCTTTGAAAACTTTGGTGCTCACATCTACACCGTCAAGGCCCAATCCCCATTTGCATCCTCAAATCGACACGAAGGGACGCGTTAGCAATGGGGAGGACAGTCAGCAGGGACTTTTTACGAAGAA
The nucleotide sequence above comes from Temnothorax longispinosus isolate EJ_2023e chromosome 4, Tlon_JGU_v1, whole genome shotgun sequence. Encoded proteins:
- the LOC139812164 gene encoding guanine nucleotide exchange factor for Rab-3A, with the translated sequence MKEVQEQQQPESMESNESVSGSNEYAYRPLTTKHRRAGSTGTTGDEEYTTDEDELYTDETDCATLHPPHPILKSDLARAATDLFGYATKCEDEDEEPTSLFDEDDTKFLDDSSSSTKTAPLFTYNEKLQGVLSRHRNPSEEKKPVKPCEKLKSHELEVSESQAQRAKPLDFRLNEAESAGKASDEKPDTVDSKKDNSLESSKRLSLPKDTPPKEPSKQELLGVPKKTNSPPSPTTLQWGRAVAEVKEHAVAKLQEELKRAHEELKLKDEEVARLSRIRQDVETELEDLTASLFQEAHNMVREANVRQATAERLLEESRMKSEVLAAEVAALKTLVLTSTPSRPNPHLHPQIDTKGRVSNGEDSQQGLFTKKHRRSPSHFNLKYGRENSPPDSPVKEQRPPLPTDKEALERDWKREREKEKERECKDFGLEVDPRVHTEFLRWKTNPCVDKSDPFVARVFKEDIDLCLDFPNKELGTKVRQAVLDGIIFIEAVSDKTKLAFPKKCALLEAPRQCHYRMRLGDQENQWHCISQICRNRIIAVCDFLNYLRYVERGLVKSSVHDVYWEITRLRKEMVFARLGLALSS